The Aureispira anguillae genome contains a region encoding:
- the efp gene encoding elongation factor P translates to MATTSDIRKGMCLEHNGHTYIIVEFQHVKPGKGNAFVRTKLKNLTNGKVVDYTFPAGHKIQDVRVERRKYQYLYDDEDRLYFMNNDTYEQIDVLKEMLDNVQFLKEGMDVEVLFHAEKEIPLSCSLPQYIILEVTEVEPGAKGNTATNTLTPATVETGAEVRVPLFIKEGDLIRIESETGAYMERMKK, encoded by the coding sequence GTGGCAACAACATCAGATATTCGTAAAGGGATGTGCCTAGAGCATAATGGGCATACTTACATTATAGTAGAATTCCAACATGTAAAGCCTGGAAAAGGTAATGCTTTTGTGCGTACAAAATTAAAGAACTTGACCAATGGTAAAGTAGTAGATTATACTTTCCCTGCTGGACACAAAATTCAAGATGTACGAGTAGAGCGTCGCAAATATCAGTATTTATACGACGATGAAGATCGTCTATATTTTATGAATAATGATACTTACGAACAAATTGATGTCTTGAAAGAGATGTTGGATAATGTTCAGTTCTTGAAAGAAGGAATGGATGTTGAGGTGCTTTTTCACGCTGAAAAAGAAATTCCTTTGTCTTGCTCCTTGCCTCAATACATCATCTTGGAAGTAACAGAGGTGGAACCTGGTGCAAAAGGAAATACTGCGACCAATACCTTGACTCCTGCTACAGTAGAAACGGGTGCAGAAGTACGTGTTCCTTTGTTTATCAAAGAGGGTGATTTGATTAGAATTGAGTCTGAAACAGGGGCTTATATGGAGCGCATGAAGAAATAA
- the accB gene encoding acetyl-CoA carboxylase biotin carboxyl carrier protein, giving the protein MEFEKIKELIKLIQKSKISEFKYEDESSKFSIRTKSYSTQKEVIVQQPSVMPSMQVPTVAAPVAAPVAATPAVDNAAAPAVTTEAPKEEANNYIEIKSPMVGTFYRSPSPEKGAFVKVGDSIGNDDTVCLIEAMKLFNEVKAEVEGRIVKVMVEDASPVEYGQVLFLVEPV; this is encoded by the coding sequence ATGGAGTTTGAGAAAATCAAAGAACTCATTAAGTTGATTCAAAAAAGTAAAATCAGCGAATTCAAATATGAAGATGAGTCTTCAAAATTCAGTATTCGTACCAAAAGTTATTCTACTCAAAAAGAAGTGATTGTTCAACAACCTTCTGTTATGCCTAGTATGCAAGTTCCTACTGTAGCTGCTCCCGTAGCTGCACCTGTAGCTGCTACTCCTGCTGTAGATAATGCTGCTGCTCCAGCGGTTACTACTGAGGCGCCCAAAGAAGAGGCAAATAACTACATTGAAATAAAATCGCCAATGGTAGGAACATTCTATCGTTCTCCATCTCCAGAAAAAGGAGCTTTTGTAAAAGTGGGAGATTCAATAGGTAATGACGACACAGTTTGTTTGATTGAGGCGATGAAATTGTTCAATGAGGTAAAAGCAGAGGTAGAAGGACGTATTGTTAAAGTAATGGTAGAAGATGCTAGCCCAGTTGAATATGGACAAGTATTATTCTTGGTAGAACCAGTATAA
- the accC gene encoding acetyl-CoA carboxylase biotin carboxylase subunit, protein MFKKILIANRGEIALRVIRTCKEMGIKTVAIYSSADADSLHVRFADEAVCVGPAASNLSYLNIPNIMAAVEITNADAVHPGYGFLAENAEFAEICSQTGVKFIGPTPEHIRKMGDKITAKETMIKAGVPVVPGSDGLVKNFDDAKVIAAEVGYPIMLKATAGGGGKGMRLVWNEETLEENLNAAQNEARSAFGNDGMYVEKFVEEPRHIEIQIAGDQYGNVCHLSERECSIQRRHQKLLEESPSPYLTDEVREKMGDAAIAAGKAINYEGVGTVEFLVDKYHNFYFMEMNTRIQVEHTVTEEVIDYDLIREQIKIAAGEKITGDNYYPTMHAIECRINAEDPFANFRPCPGKITSFHSSKGHGIRVDTHVYAGYTISPYYDSMIAKLICKARTREECISKMRRALDEFIVEGIKTTVPFHRALMDNEQFISGDFTTKFIDSMDLQSMKPKES, encoded by the coding sequence ATGTTCAAGAAAATATTAATCGCCAATCGAGGCGAAATAGCTTTGCGTGTCATTCGAACTTGCAAAGAGATGGGCATCAAAACGGTTGCAATTTATTCATCTGCTGATGCTGATAGTTTGCATGTCCGTTTTGCTGATGAAGCAGTTTGCGTTGGACCTGCTGCTAGTAATTTGTCTTATTTAAATATTCCAAACATTATGGCAGCGGTAGAAATTACCAATGCTGATGCTGTACATCCAGGTTATGGATTTTTGGCTGAAAATGCTGAATTTGCTGAGATTTGTTCTCAAACAGGGGTCAAGTTTATTGGACCTACACCAGAGCACATTCGCAAAATGGGAGACAAAATTACAGCAAAAGAAACCATGATTAAAGCAGGTGTACCTGTTGTTCCTGGTTCTGATGGCTTGGTCAAAAACTTTGACGATGCCAAGGTTATTGCTGCTGAAGTAGGATACCCTATTATGTTAAAAGCTACTGCTGGTGGCGGTGGAAAAGGAATGCGTTTGGTCTGGAATGAAGAGACCTTAGAAGAAAACCTTAATGCTGCTCAAAATGAGGCTAGATCTGCTTTTGGTAATGATGGTATGTACGTCGAAAAATTTGTAGAGGAGCCTCGCCACATCGAAATCCAAATTGCTGGAGATCAATATGGCAATGTATGTCATCTTTCGGAAAGAGAGTGTTCTATACAACGTCGTCACCAAAAATTATTGGAAGAGTCTCCTTCTCCATATTTGACCGATGAGGTTAGAGAAAAAATGGGAGATGCTGCGATTGCTGCTGGTAAGGCAATTAATTACGAAGGTGTTGGTACCGTTGAGTTTTTGGTAGATAAATATCACAATTTCTACTTCATGGAGATGAATACTCGTATCCAAGTAGAACATACGGTAACAGAAGAGGTAATTGATTATGATTTGATTCGTGAGCAAATCAAAATTGCGGCTGGTGAAAAGATCACTGGAGACAATTATTATCCAACCATGCATGCGATTGAGTGTCGTATCAATGCGGAAGATCCTTTTGCTAATTTCCGTCCTTGTCCAGGAAAAATTACTTCTTTTCATAGCTCAAAAGGGCATGGAATTCGTGTAGATACCCATGTTTATGCTGGTTATACCATTTCTCCTTATTATGATTCTATGATTGCTAAGTTGATTTGTAAGGCAAGAACAAGAGAGGAATGTATTAGCAAAATGCGTCGTGCATTGGATGAATTTATTGTAGAAGGAATCAAAACTACTGTTCCTTTTCACCGTGCATTGATGGACAATGAGCAGTTTATTTCGGGTGATTTTACAACGAAATTTATTGACTCAATGGATTTGCAGTCTATGAAACCAAAAGAAAGTTAG